CGTGTCGCACCGTGACCGAAGGCTACGCCTCGCTGGGCTCGTTCCCGCTTGCGTTCTTCGCCTCGCTGCGCTCCGCCTGCACGGGCGCGCTCTGCTCGGAGATCTCGACCTCGCCCTCCTCGGCACCTTTCGAGCTCACGGCCGCGAACTCGCCCTCGGCCGGCTCGGGCGCACTCACGATCGGGGTCTCCGTGAGCGGGTTCTCGGCAACGACGGTGCTCCCCTCGCGCGCCTCAGCCCCGTGGCCGCGGCTCTCCTGCTCGGCTCCCGCACCCTCGCTCTCGGGCTCGGGCTCGGGCTCGGCGTTAATGTCGCGCCCCTCCACAAGGGCGAGCTCGCCAAGAACAGCTCTCGCCACCTCGAGATCCTCGAGCGCCTCGGTGAGCCCGTACGAAGGCTCCTTCCCCTTCGCCGCAAACGCATAGAACGCTTCGTGGAGGCCGTAGGCGGGCGAAAATTCCGAAAGGCGCTCGCTCGTGACAATCGCGCCGTCAGACTTCTGCGTGAACGTGAAGGATCCTCGCGTATCGAGATCGGCGGTGTGAGGAAGCTCCACGCGCCCCTGCCGGCGATTCGTGACGAAACGAATCGCGTCGTGGAACTCCGGCGCGAACGGCAGGTAGTGCCACACGAGACGCACATGCACGCCCTTCTCGAGCGCACCGAGCACCTCGATCGAGCCGGGGATCACCTGCTCGGGCCAGTGCCGCACGCCGTGCAGTTCCACGAGCGGACCGTAGGTCGAGCGCAAGAGCGCGAGTTGGGCGAGCAGGCCCGTAAGCAGGCCCTTGACGTAGATATCGCGGTCGCGCTGATTCGCGCCGGGTCCCGCGCCTTTCTCCACTGCCTCTTTGAGGCTTTCGCGGCGCGCAATGCGCTGCTCCGAGGGCAAGTCGTAGGCCGCGGAGGTCACGTGGTGTTTACCGTGCATCACGGAGCTCGCCGGCATGAGCGTCTCAAACTCGAGGCTGCGCAGGTCGCGTGCCTGGTTCTCGTCCACAAGGAGCCGCACCGACGAGTCATAAAGCGCACCGTAGGCAAGCATCACGAGCGGGCGGCCAGCCATCCGCTCGAACTCAGCAATCGCCTGGAGCTCTTCCGTTCCATACGCGACGGGTGGCTCAACGAGAACGGGAATGCCACGCTTGATGATCTGGAGGATGTCCTCACCCTTCACGCCATCGGCACTAAAGACAACCGCATCAAGCTCAACGTCCTTGCTGCGCACGGCTGCCATGAGATCCTTGACGCTCCCATAGCGCCGCTTTTCGTCCATGCCCCATTTTTCGGCCGCCTCGCGCAGCCTGCGCGGCGAAACATCCACGACGGCGCTGAGGTGGAAGCGATCGTGGCGGCGCTGCAGCATCGGCAGGTGCACCGCTTGCGCGCACGTCCCGAGCCCCACAACGGCAACGTTAATTTTCGAGGGCATGAGCGAAATCCTTCCGGTCGTGGCGGGGTGCACCGTGCGAAAAGGGTTCCGACGCCTGCCGGGCAACCGTCGGACCCCCATCCATTAAACACGCGGGCCCGCATTAGGAACTGCACCAGCAAGCGATTACGCTGAGAAATATGTGCGATGCGCACGTGCGAGAGAGCTAGCCGAAGGAGCAGGCCGGTGTTTTACAAAACCGCCCACAGACTCGTCGCGCCGATCATCAAAGCGTGGTGGCGGCCGAAGGTCACGGGACTTGAGAACGTTCCCGAAACCGGCCCCGTGATTATTGCGGCGAACCACCACGCGAATGTTGATTCCTTTCTCGTGCCCGTCGTGTTCAATCGCAAGGTGCGCTACATCATCAAGGCCGACTTTTGGCACAAGACCGGCCTCACCGCCCGCATCAAGCAGCGCTTCTTTGAGGCGGTGGGCTCGATTCCCGTGGAGCGCGGCACCCTGAAGTCCGCGCACGGTTCCCTCGAGAAGGCTCGCCAGGTGCTCGAGGAGGGCGGAGTGTTCGCGATCTACCCCGAGGGCACTCGCTCGAAAACCGGCAAGCTCGGCCGCGGCCGCACCGGTATCGCGTGGCTGGAAGAAAAAACGAGCGCGCCCGTCATCCCCGTGGGGCTCGTGGGTACCGAAAAACTTTTCGTACCTGGCAAGACCCTCCCCCGCCCGCGGCGCGCAAAGCTCGAGGTGCGCATCGGCACGCCCATCGACTTCAGCGACATCGATCGCTCGCTGCCCGAAAACCGCAGGCGCCGCGCCATCACGGATCGGGTGATGGAGGAAATCCAGAAACTCAGCGGGCAAGAACGCGAAACGCCCCAGCCGAAAACCGAACACTGAAGGAGATCAACGGTGAGCATCCTCGTGGCCTACATTCCCACTCCGAAAGGCGAAGCGGCGCTCGAAGCCGCGATCGAGCGCGCCATGCAGTTCGGCACCGCGCTGCGCCTCGTCAATGTCGTGCGCGACTCGGTCGAATCGGATCCGCGCCACGCGAGCGCCGAGCAGCTCTCCTTCGCGGAGCAGACGGCCCGCCGCGCGGGCGTGCGCGACGTTAATTCTCGCACCAGGCACATCGACGAAGGCGACGAGGTTGCCCACGCGATCATGAGCGAGATCGAGGAAACGGGCGCGGACACCCTCGTGCTCGGGGCCCGCTTCGGCGGCACGGACGACCCTCGCTACCTCGGCAACACCATTCAAACGGTGATCGCGGACTCCCCCGCGGATGTATTGATCGTCTAGCCCCAGCCGAGTTCGTGAAGGCGATCCTCTTCGATGCCGAAGAGGTGGCCGATCTCGTGGAGCACCGTCACGCGGATCTGCGCCTCGAGGTCTTCGCGGCTCGACGCCATACGCGTGAGTGGCCCGCGAAAAATCACGATGCGGCCCGGCTCGAGGAAGCCGTCGTAGTGGCCGCGTTCCGTGAGGGGCACGCCATCGAATACCCCCAGTATCTCCTCGCCGCCCTCCGGTTCCTCCTCTACGAGGATTACCGTGTTTGAGTCGGCGACCTGCGCCGCGACTTCAAGAGGGAGGGAGTCGAGCGCGTCGTCGACCGAAGCTTCGAAGTCTTCGCGGCTCATGGGGTCCATGCCCCAAGAATTCCAAAGCGCCTTCGTGGAGGCAAGCGTCGGCCCCGCCCCCACCGAGCGTGGCAGGAACGGGGCCGAGCGTTTCAGCTATGCGTTACTGGAGGCTGCCGGGAACCTCGTCCGCGCCCGCATTCGCCTTGACGGCCTTCTCGATGCGCTCGCCGATCTCCTGGTCAACGTTCTTCCAGTACTCGAATGCGCGCGAGAGCACGGGCTCGATCACGCCGTCGAGGGCACCTGCGACGGTGTTCACGAACTCCTCGCGCTCCTCGTCGCTAAACACCTCGCGCACGAGAGTGCCGGCCTGACCAAAGTCGTCGTCCTCCGCGTGGAGGGTGTACGCGGCGCGCACCATGTCGCCGTCGCTCTCCCAGCCGTTGTCGACCGGGCCCTGCTCATCCTGGTACGCACGACCGAACGAGTTCGGGGCGTACACGGGAGCATCGCCCGAGTGGAAGAACTCCATCGCCCCTTCCTTCGAGTAGGTGTTCTGGTCGTTCACCGGGCGGTTCACGGGCAGCTGGTTGTAGTTCGTGCCGAGGCGGTTGCGCTGCGCATCCGGGTAGGAGAACACGCGGCCAAGCAGCATCTTGTCGGGCGAGAAGCCGATGCCCGGAACGAGGTTCGACGGGCTGAACGCCGTCTGTTCGATCTGCGCGAAGTGGTTCACGGGGTTCTGGTTGAGCTCGAACTCGCCCACCTTGATGAGCGGGTAGTCCTTCTTCGACCAGGTCTTCGTGAGGTCGAACGGGTTGAAGCGGTAGGTCTTCGCATCCTCGTAGGGCATGATCTGCACGGAGACATCCCACTTCGGGAACTCACCGTTCTTGATCGCGTCGAAGAGGTCCTTGCGGTGAGCATCGGCATCCTCGCCCGCAATGCGGGTCGCCTCCTCATTCGAGAGGTACTCCACGCCCTGCTGGGTGTGGAAGTGGTACTTGACCCACGACTTCTCGCCAGCCTCGTTCACCCACATGTAGGTGTGCGAGCTGTAGCCGTTCATGTGGCGCCAGGTCTTCGGAAGACCACGCGGACCCATGAGGTACGCGACCTGGTGGGCGCTCTCCGGCGAGAGGGTCCAGAAATCCCACTGCATCGTCGCATCGCGCAGGCCCGAATCGGGAAGGCGCTTCTGCGAGTGAATGAAGTCGGGGAACTTCATGGGGTCACGGAGGAAGAAGATCGGCGTGTTGTTGCCAACGATGTCGTAGTTGCCCTCCTCCGTGTAGAACTTGAGCGCGAACCCGCGCACGTCGCGCCACGTGTCGGGCGAGCCGAGCTCACCGGCCACGGTCGAGAAGCGGGCGAGCATCGGAGTCTTCTGACCCTTCTGGAAAAGCTTCGCCTTCGTGCACTTCGAGACATCCTCGGTCACGCGGAGCTCACCGAACGCGCCCGAACCCTTCGCGTGAGGGCTGCGCTCGGGAATGCGCTCGCGGTCAAAACGCGCGAGCTTCTCTACGAGGTTCACATCATGGAGAAGGATGGGGCCGTTCGCACCAACGCTCAGCGAGTGAGCATCGGATTCACGCACGGCACCGGCTTCATTCGTGCTCGGAAGGTTCGGATCAAAAGTGCTCATTCTTCTTCCTGTCCTTATCTCGTGGGGGGAGGAATCAAGGGGCGATCTCCCCCGCTTCGTTGTGGAGGGATCACACTTGTCAACACTACCTGCGCTCCTTGAGCACACTCGCAAAGTCCGCGCGAGGGAGGTGGGCAGGCGTCGGACCCTTCGAGCGCGCCCTCGCGGTTGCGCCAACCCCGCGCGTATGCCCTCACAGCACCACCGCAAAAAAGAAAACCGCCCGCCATAATGGCGGGCGGTTTTTGCTGTACCCCGTACGGGATTCGAACCCGTGTTGCCGGCGTGAAAGGCAGGTGTCCTAGGCCGCTAGACGAACGGGGCGGGCAGAAATACTCTACCCACCTCGGCGGCCAAACGCCAACTGGGAGAGTCTGACGGTGATGCACGGCACCGCGTGGTTGAATGAGGGGAGCCATTTTGCCCTCTCAACAATCCGCGAGGTCCCTTCGTGACACCTATCCGCCACTCCCGCTTCAGTGTGCGTGCGCGTGCTGCCGCCGCCGTTAGTGCCCTCACCCTTGCCGCGCTCTCCCTCAGTGGGTGCGGGGCCCTCATACAAGCGGGCCAACAAGCGTCATCTGGCTCAAACGGCACCGCCGCCACGGCCAGCAGCACCTTCGAAAAGGACGCCGAAGCAGCGCTCAAGGACCTCGAGGGGACCACGAGCAAAGCCTTCGGAACCGACGGCATGGAACCCCTTGGGACGATCGCCCCCGTCGTTGAATCCGCGGCCTATGATCTCGGTGCCGATCCGGCAGAGGACGAGCGCTGGGCGAAGTTCTACGACCAACGCGCCGAGTGGGGCGAATGTGAACGCGCCGAGTACAAGGCTGCCGAGTGCGCCACGATCGATGTTCCCCTCAAATGGAATGATCCCGAAGGCGCGACCCTCTCGCTCCTGCTCACGCGCCTGCCCGCCAAGGCCGACAAGCCTCGGGGCTCACTTCTCGTCAACCCCGGCGGCCCGGGCGGCTCGGGTGCCGAACACGTCGCCGCTTACGGCTCCATGCAGATCAGCCCCGGCGTTCTCGAACAGTACAACGTGATCGGTTTCGATCCGCGCGGCGTGAAGGATTCCGACGGTATCCAGTGCCTCGATGATGCTGAAACCGACAAGATGCTCTCGACCGACCTTCCCGACACCGAAGAAGGCGTACAAAAGGCAAAAGAATGGTCTGACAAGCTCGCCAAGGCCTGCGGCGAGAAGTCCGGTGACCGGCTCCAGTACGTCGATACGTACTCCGCGGCGCGCGACATGGACGTGATCCGTTCAGCCGTCGACTCCGAAAAGCTCGACTACCTCGGCTTCTC
The window above is part of the Dermabacter vaginalis genome. Proteins encoded here:
- a CDS encoding lysophospholipid acyltransferase family protein; the encoded protein is MFYKTAHRLVAPIIKAWWRPKVTGLENVPETGPVIIAANHHANVDSFLVPVVFNRKVRYIIKADFWHKTGLTARIKQRFFEAVGSIPVERGTLKSAHGSLEKARQVLEEGGVFAIYPEGTRSKTGKLGRGRTGIAWLEEKTSAPVIPVGLVGTEKLFVPGKTLPRPRRAKLEVRIGTPIDFSDIDRSLPENRRRRAITDRVMEEIQKLSGQERETPQPKTEH
- a CDS encoding alpha/beta hydrolase, whose translation is MTPIRHSRFSVRARAAAAVSALTLAALSLSGCGALIQAGQQASSGSNGTAATASSTFEKDAEAALKDLEGTTSKAFGTDGMEPLGTIAPVVESAAYDLGADPAEDERWAKFYDQRAEWGECERAEYKAAECATIDVPLKWNDPEGATLSLLLTRLPAKADKPRGSLLVNPGGPGGSGAEHVAAYGSMQISPGVLEQYNVIGFDPRGVKDSDGIQCLDDAETDKMLSTDLPDTEEGVQKAKEWSDKLAKACGEKSGDRLQYVDTYSAARDMDVIRSAVDSEKLDYLGFSYGTYLGATYAEMYPKRTGHLILDGALDPSLTMNEIVAGQAEGFENAVKDFVTWCQTERDSCPLTGSVDEGVQQLRDFMKDAGKNPIPTASGRKLNETLASTAILTALYSNETWEYVALGIESAKANNSADVLLMLADLANEREEDGSFKSNSTFANPAVNCLDHVGVTDKEWLKKEGDRLAKKYPTFGPSLGSEEDGCANWPAKAVRYPAKINAKGSSTIVVIGTTGDPATPYAWAESLNKQLDNSVLLTWKGFGHTAYGRSGGCIEEMVDAYLLEDKVPDDGAKCE
- a CDS encoding metallopeptidase family protein is translated as MDPMSREDFEASVDDALDSLPLEVAAQVADSNTVILVEEEPEGGEEILGVFDGVPLTERGHYDGFLEPGRIVIFRGPLTRMASSREDLEAQIRVTVLHEIGHLFGIEEDRLHELGWG
- a CDS encoding catalase; this translates as MSTFDPNLPSTNEAGAVRESDAHSLSVGANGPILLHDVNLVEKLARFDRERIPERSPHAKGSGAFGELRVTEDVSKCTKAKLFQKGQKTPMLARFSTVAGELGSPDTWRDVRGFALKFYTEEGNYDIVGNNTPIFFLRDPMKFPDFIHSQKRLPDSGLRDATMQWDFWTLSPESAHQVAYLMGPRGLPKTWRHMNGYSSHTYMWVNEAGEKSWVKYHFHTQQGVEYLSNEEATRIAGEDADAHRKDLFDAIKNGEFPKWDVSVQIMPYEDAKTYRFNPFDLTKTWSKKDYPLIKVGEFELNQNPVNHFAQIEQTAFSPSNLVPGIGFSPDKMLLGRVFSYPDAQRNRLGTNYNQLPVNRPVNDQNTYSKEGAMEFFHSGDAPVYAPNSFGRAYQDEQGPVDNGWESDGDMVRAAYTLHAEDDDFGQAGTLVREVFSDEEREEFVNTVAGALDGVIEPVLSRAFEYWKNVDQEIGERIEKAVKANAGADEVPGSLQ
- a CDS encoding universal stress protein, coding for MSILVAYIPTPKGEAALEAAIERAMQFGTALRLVNVVRDSVESDPRHASAEQLSFAEQTARRAGVRDVNSRTRHIDEGDEVAHAIMSEIEETGADTLVLGARFGGTDDPRYLGNTIQTVIADSPADVLIV
- a CDS encoding Gfo/Idh/MocA family protein produces the protein MPSKINVAVVGLGTCAQAVHLPMLQRRHDRFHLSAVVDVSPRRLREAAEKWGMDEKRRYGSVKDLMAAVRSKDVELDAVVFSADGVKGEDILQIIKRGIPVLVEPPVAYGTEELQAIAEFERMAGRPLVMLAYGALYDSSVRLLVDENQARDLRSLEFETLMPASSVMHGKHHVTSAAYDLPSEQRIARRESLKEAVEKGAGPGANQRDRDIYVKGLLTGLLAQLALLRSTYGPLVELHGVRHWPEQVIPGSIEVLGALEKGVHVRLVWHYLPFAPEFHDAIRFVTNRRQGRVELPHTADLDTRGSFTFTQKSDGAIVTSERLSEFSPAYGLHEAFYAFAAKGKEPSYGLTEALEDLEVARAVLGELALVEGRDINAEPEPEPESEGAGAEQESRGHGAEAREGSTVVAENPLTETPIVSAPEPAEGEFAAVSSKGAEEGEVEISEQSAPVQAERSEAKNASGNEPSEA